One Anguilla rostrata isolate EN2019 chromosome 15, ASM1855537v3, whole genome shotgun sequence genomic window carries:
- the cep70 gene encoding centrosomal protein of 70 kDa isoform X3, which yields MENKNPADLVLLEKKAATEIRLMLKTMVTDSERRQALIQELIQSNSQLKEEVQQQQARAAQQAQRASELQALLDKVKAKVQELEDSYISKAAQQHVQVKQLLQDKREAEKQRQALEQKLTEEKEVIAQLQRKLYFAVKEEERRVARQNQVFQQIRKRSARANSPTDQQVMDIIDVYEAQMQELRTELKAQKGDPGGKSQTDPQLEHHASDVSSKKALLKSYQDQLKETKAQKEELRGEIQRLKQDLESRPTVKELKSCKHQLKRMERIVQQNKLATVEEASRDVNTDVENIEHLPPPVCRTYLKSACKELDVQDLSQLVPILKLRARQAESSLRLVKILSAIRTTLCSPRAPLQLHKQRPSRNSPNEATEGAEFEELLPTVEIWAEQLCSLKELHCALKKLVQRLLPWQPVGGSVTPTDGVRVAELLLMVETLLEETEKSNPKEVRSPTKNSLKSMVSHFQKLFDVRSLSGVYPRMNEVYSKLGEMTNAMRNLRDILQLDDRAPPSEVVNQVANQVAKVSSSTSLTISQELQSLLGTRDIDSIILKLEEHEEFFPAFHTLVQDLLQNLGVQHLDDIVPAVCELKSRAD from the exons ATGGAGAACAAGAACCCTGCAG ATTTGGTTCTTCTGGAGAAGAAGGCTGCCACAGAGATCAGGCTGATGCTGAAGACGATGGTGACGGATTCTGAACGCAGACAAGCCCTGATCCAGGAGCTCATCCAGTCCAACAGCCAGTTAAA GGAGGAGGTCCAGCAGCAACAGGCTCGAGCGGCACAGCAGGCCCAGAGGGCCTCCGAGCTCCAGGCACTCCTGGATAAAGTGAAGGCCAAGgtccaggagctggaggacagCTACATCAGCAAGGCCGCGCAGCAGCACGTCCAGGTCAAACAGCTGCTGCAGGACAAGAGAGAGGCGGAG AAACAGCGGCAGGCCCTGGAGCAGAAGCTGACCGAGGAGAAAGAGGTCATCGCTCAGCTTCAGCGGAAGCTCTACTTTGCCGTCAAAGAGGAGGAGCGTCGGGTGGCCCGGCAGAACCAAGTCTTCCAGCAGATCCGTAAAAGGTCCGCCCGGGCCAACTCGCCTACAGACCAGCA AGTGATGGATATTATAGATGTCTATGAGGCCCAGATGCAGGAACTTCGTACAGAACTGAA GGCACAAAAAGGAGACCCTGGAGGAAAAAGCCAGACTGACCCGCAGCTGGAGCACCATGCTTCCGATGTTTCTTCTAAAAAAGCACTACTGAAG TCCTACCAAGACCAGCTGAAAGAGACAAAGGCCCAGAAAGAGGAGCTGAGAGGTGAAATCCAGCGTCTGAAGCAGGATTTGGAGTCCAG GCCCACTGTGAAGGAGCTCAAGTCCTGCAAGCACCAGCTGAAACGGATGGAAAGAATTGTCCAACAGAACAA GTTGGCTACTGTAGAGGAGGCCAGCAGAGACGTAAATACGGATGTGGAGAACATCGAGCACCTTCCGCCTCCTGTCTGCAGGACCTACCTCAAG AGTGCCTGTAAGGAACTGGATGTCCAGGATCTCAGCCAACTAGTCCCAATCTTGAAATTACGAGCACGGCAAGCAGAATCGTCTCTTCGGCTCGTCAAG ATTCTCAGCGCCATTAGGACCACTCTGTGCAGCCCCAGGGCTCCATTGCAGCTGCACAAGCAGAGGCCCAGCCGTAACTCACCCAATGAGGCTacagagggggcggagtttgAGGAGCTGCTCCCAACTGTAGAGATATGGGCAGAGCAGCTATGCTCTCTAAAG GAGCTTCACTGTGCGCTGAAGAAGCTGGTGCAGAGGTTGTTACCATGGCAGCCAGTCGGAGGCAGCGTCACCCCCACAGATGGTGTGAGGGTGGCGGAGCTTCTGCTGATGGTGGAAACCCTGCTGGAGGAGACAGAAAAAAGCAACCCCAAG gaGGTCCGGAGCCCCACTAAGAACTCCCTCAAGTCCATGGTGTCCCACTTCCAGAAGCTGTTTGATGTCCGGTCCCTCAGCGGGGTGTACCCTCGCATGAACGAGGTCTACTCCAAGCTGGGGGAGATGACCAATGCCATGAGGAACCTTCGGGACATCCTGCAACTCG ATGACAGAGCGCCCCCTAGTGAGGTGGTGAATCAGGTGGCAAATCAGGTGGCAAAGGTTTCTTCCTCCACAAGCCTTACCATCAGCCAGGAgctgcaaagcctgctgggaacCCGTGACATTGACAG CATCATACTAAAACTGGAGGAGCACGAGGAGTTCTTTCCTGCTTTCCACACGTTGGTCCAGGACCTGCTGCAGAATCTAG GTGTCCAGCACTTGGATGACAttgtgcctgctgtgtgtgaacTGAAATCAAGAGCAGATTGA
- the cep70 gene encoding centrosomal protein of 70 kDa isoform X1 gives MATDVTKTLGHLHPSGGRDMDQQEQTEWDAVNRHLQHHGFKPVHFTDPMENKNPADLVLLEKKAATEIRLMLKTMVTDSERRQALIQELIQSNSQLKEEVQQQQARAAQQAQRASELQALLDKVKAKVQELEDSYISKAAQQHVQVKQLLQDKREAEKQRQALEQKLTEEKEVIAQLQRKLYFAVKEEERRVARQNQVFQQIRKRSARANSPTDQQVMDIIDVYEAQMQELRTELKAQKGDPGGKSQTDPQLEHHASDVSSKKALLKSYQDQLKETKAQKEELRGEIQRLKQDLESRPTVKELKSCKHQLKRMERIVQQNKLATVEEASRDVNTDVENIEHLPPPVCRTYLKSACKELDVQDLSQLVPILKLRARQAESSLRLVKILSAIRTTLCSPRAPLQLHKQRPSRNSPNEATEGAEFEELLPTVEIWAEQLCSLKELHCALKKLVQRLLPWQPVGGSVTPTDGVRVAELLLMVETLLEETEKSNPKEVRSPTKNSLKSMVSHFQKLFDVRSLSGVYPRMNEVYSKLGEMTNAMRNLRDILQLDDRAPPSEVVNQVANQVAKVSSSTSLTISQELQSLLGTRDIDSIILKLEEHEEFFPAFHTLVQDLLQNLGVQHLDDIVPAVCELKSRAD, from the exons caggagcagacAGAGTGGGACGCAGTGAACAGACACCTCCAGCACCATGGCTTCAAGCCAGTTCACTTCACTGATCCAATGGAGAACAAGAACCCTGCAG ATTTGGTTCTTCTGGAGAAGAAGGCTGCCACAGAGATCAGGCTGATGCTGAAGACGATGGTGACGGATTCTGAACGCAGACAAGCCCTGATCCAGGAGCTCATCCAGTCCAACAGCCAGTTAAA GGAGGAGGTCCAGCAGCAACAGGCTCGAGCGGCACAGCAGGCCCAGAGGGCCTCCGAGCTCCAGGCACTCCTGGATAAAGTGAAGGCCAAGgtccaggagctggaggacagCTACATCAGCAAGGCCGCGCAGCAGCACGTCCAGGTCAAACAGCTGCTGCAGGACAAGAGAGAGGCGGAG AAACAGCGGCAGGCCCTGGAGCAGAAGCTGACCGAGGAGAAAGAGGTCATCGCTCAGCTTCAGCGGAAGCTCTACTTTGCCGTCAAAGAGGAGGAGCGTCGGGTGGCCCGGCAGAACCAAGTCTTCCAGCAGATCCGTAAAAGGTCCGCCCGGGCCAACTCGCCTACAGACCAGCA AGTGATGGATATTATAGATGTCTATGAGGCCCAGATGCAGGAACTTCGTACAGAACTGAA GGCACAAAAAGGAGACCCTGGAGGAAAAAGCCAGACTGACCCGCAGCTGGAGCACCATGCTTCCGATGTTTCTTCTAAAAAAGCACTACTGAAG TCCTACCAAGACCAGCTGAAAGAGACAAAGGCCCAGAAAGAGGAGCTGAGAGGTGAAATCCAGCGTCTGAAGCAGGATTTGGAGTCCAG GCCCACTGTGAAGGAGCTCAAGTCCTGCAAGCACCAGCTGAAACGGATGGAAAGAATTGTCCAACAGAACAA GTTGGCTACTGTAGAGGAGGCCAGCAGAGACGTAAATACGGATGTGGAGAACATCGAGCACCTTCCGCCTCCTGTCTGCAGGACCTACCTCAAG AGTGCCTGTAAGGAACTGGATGTCCAGGATCTCAGCCAACTAGTCCCAATCTTGAAATTACGAGCACGGCAAGCAGAATCGTCTCTTCGGCTCGTCAAG ATTCTCAGCGCCATTAGGACCACTCTGTGCAGCCCCAGGGCTCCATTGCAGCTGCACAAGCAGAGGCCCAGCCGTAACTCACCCAATGAGGCTacagagggggcggagtttgAGGAGCTGCTCCCAACTGTAGAGATATGGGCAGAGCAGCTATGCTCTCTAAAG GAGCTTCACTGTGCGCTGAAGAAGCTGGTGCAGAGGTTGTTACCATGGCAGCCAGTCGGAGGCAGCGTCACCCCCACAGATGGTGTGAGGGTGGCGGAGCTTCTGCTGATGGTGGAAACCCTGCTGGAGGAGACAGAAAAAAGCAACCCCAAG gaGGTCCGGAGCCCCACTAAGAACTCCCTCAAGTCCATGGTGTCCCACTTCCAGAAGCTGTTTGATGTCCGGTCCCTCAGCGGGGTGTACCCTCGCATGAACGAGGTCTACTCCAAGCTGGGGGAGATGACCAATGCCATGAGGAACCTTCGGGACATCCTGCAACTCG ATGACAGAGCGCCCCCTAGTGAGGTGGTGAATCAGGTGGCAAATCAGGTGGCAAAGGTTTCTTCCTCCACAAGCCTTACCATCAGCCAGGAgctgcaaagcctgctgggaacCCGTGACATTGACAG CATCATACTAAAACTGGAGGAGCACGAGGAGTTCTTTCCTGCTTTCCACACGTTGGTCCAGGACCTGCTGCAGAATCTAG GTGTCCAGCACTTGGATGACAttgtgcctgctgtgtgtgaacTGAAATCAAGAGCAGATTGA
- the cep70 gene encoding centrosomal protein of 70 kDa isoform X2, with translation MDQQEQTEWDAVNRHLQHHGFKPVHFTDPMENKNPADLVLLEKKAATEIRLMLKTMVTDSERRQALIQELIQSNSQLKEEVQQQQARAAQQAQRASELQALLDKVKAKVQELEDSYISKAAQQHVQVKQLLQDKREAEKQRQALEQKLTEEKEVIAQLQRKLYFAVKEEERRVARQNQVFQQIRKRSARANSPTDQQVMDIIDVYEAQMQELRTELKAQKGDPGGKSQTDPQLEHHASDVSSKKALLKSYQDQLKETKAQKEELRGEIQRLKQDLESRPTVKELKSCKHQLKRMERIVQQNKLATVEEASRDVNTDVENIEHLPPPVCRTYLKSACKELDVQDLSQLVPILKLRARQAESSLRLVKILSAIRTTLCSPRAPLQLHKQRPSRNSPNEATEGAEFEELLPTVEIWAEQLCSLKELHCALKKLVQRLLPWQPVGGSVTPTDGVRVAELLLMVETLLEETEKSNPKEVRSPTKNSLKSMVSHFQKLFDVRSLSGVYPRMNEVYSKLGEMTNAMRNLRDILQLDDRAPPSEVVNQVANQVAKVSSSTSLTISQELQSLLGTRDIDSIILKLEEHEEFFPAFHTLVQDLLQNLGVQHLDDIVPAVCELKSRAD, from the exons caggagcagacAGAGTGGGACGCAGTGAACAGACACCTCCAGCACCATGGCTTCAAGCCAGTTCACTTCACTGATCCAATGGAGAACAAGAACCCTGCAG ATTTGGTTCTTCTGGAGAAGAAGGCTGCCACAGAGATCAGGCTGATGCTGAAGACGATGGTGACGGATTCTGAACGCAGACAAGCCCTGATCCAGGAGCTCATCCAGTCCAACAGCCAGTTAAA GGAGGAGGTCCAGCAGCAACAGGCTCGAGCGGCACAGCAGGCCCAGAGGGCCTCCGAGCTCCAGGCACTCCTGGATAAAGTGAAGGCCAAGgtccaggagctggaggacagCTACATCAGCAAGGCCGCGCAGCAGCACGTCCAGGTCAAACAGCTGCTGCAGGACAAGAGAGAGGCGGAG AAACAGCGGCAGGCCCTGGAGCAGAAGCTGACCGAGGAGAAAGAGGTCATCGCTCAGCTTCAGCGGAAGCTCTACTTTGCCGTCAAAGAGGAGGAGCGTCGGGTGGCCCGGCAGAACCAAGTCTTCCAGCAGATCCGTAAAAGGTCCGCCCGGGCCAACTCGCCTACAGACCAGCA AGTGATGGATATTATAGATGTCTATGAGGCCCAGATGCAGGAACTTCGTACAGAACTGAA GGCACAAAAAGGAGACCCTGGAGGAAAAAGCCAGACTGACCCGCAGCTGGAGCACCATGCTTCCGATGTTTCTTCTAAAAAAGCACTACTGAAG TCCTACCAAGACCAGCTGAAAGAGACAAAGGCCCAGAAAGAGGAGCTGAGAGGTGAAATCCAGCGTCTGAAGCAGGATTTGGAGTCCAG GCCCACTGTGAAGGAGCTCAAGTCCTGCAAGCACCAGCTGAAACGGATGGAAAGAATTGTCCAACAGAACAA GTTGGCTACTGTAGAGGAGGCCAGCAGAGACGTAAATACGGATGTGGAGAACATCGAGCACCTTCCGCCTCCTGTCTGCAGGACCTACCTCAAG AGTGCCTGTAAGGAACTGGATGTCCAGGATCTCAGCCAACTAGTCCCAATCTTGAAATTACGAGCACGGCAAGCAGAATCGTCTCTTCGGCTCGTCAAG ATTCTCAGCGCCATTAGGACCACTCTGTGCAGCCCCAGGGCTCCATTGCAGCTGCACAAGCAGAGGCCCAGCCGTAACTCACCCAATGAGGCTacagagggggcggagtttgAGGAGCTGCTCCCAACTGTAGAGATATGGGCAGAGCAGCTATGCTCTCTAAAG GAGCTTCACTGTGCGCTGAAGAAGCTGGTGCAGAGGTTGTTACCATGGCAGCCAGTCGGAGGCAGCGTCACCCCCACAGATGGTGTGAGGGTGGCGGAGCTTCTGCTGATGGTGGAAACCCTGCTGGAGGAGACAGAAAAAAGCAACCCCAAG gaGGTCCGGAGCCCCACTAAGAACTCCCTCAAGTCCATGGTGTCCCACTTCCAGAAGCTGTTTGATGTCCGGTCCCTCAGCGGGGTGTACCCTCGCATGAACGAGGTCTACTCCAAGCTGGGGGAGATGACCAATGCCATGAGGAACCTTCGGGACATCCTGCAACTCG ATGACAGAGCGCCCCCTAGTGAGGTGGTGAATCAGGTGGCAAATCAGGTGGCAAAGGTTTCTTCCTCCACAAGCCTTACCATCAGCCAGGAgctgcaaagcctgctgggaacCCGTGACATTGACAG CATCATACTAAAACTGGAGGAGCACGAGGAGTTCTTTCCTGCTTTCCACACGTTGGTCCAGGACCTGCTGCAGAATCTAG GTGTCCAGCACTTGGATGACAttgtgcctgctgtgtgtgaacTGAAATCAAGAGCAGATTGA